In a single window of the Sphingosinicella microcystinivorans genome:
- the fusA gene encoding elongation factor G, whose amino-acid sequence MARSHPLEKYRNIGIMAHIDAGKTTTTERILYYTGKSYKIGEVHEGTATMDWMEQEQERGITITSAATTCFWNDHRINIIDTPGHVDFTIEVERSLRVLDGAITAFDGVAGVEPQSETVWRQADKYRVPRMCYVNKLDRTGANFDRCVQMIKDRLGARPAVLYLPIGIESGFKGLVDLVENRAIVWLDESLGAKFVYEEIPADLKDAADAARQELIELAVEQDEAAMEAYLEGNEPDVPTLKALIRKGTLAFDFVPVLCGSSFKNKGVQPLLDAVVDYLPSPLDVPPVQGVKLDGETPDSRKADDAEPFSALAFKIMTDPFVGTLTFARIYSGKLESSSTVLNSVKDKKEKIGRMLLMHANEREDIKEAYAGDIVALVGLKEVTTGETLCAPNAPIILERMEFPDPVIEVAVEPKTKADQEKMGIALNRLAQEDPSFRVSSDLESGQTIIKGMGELHLEIIVDRMKREFKVEANVGAPQVAYRESLARKADIDYTHKKQSGGSGQFGRVKITVEPGERGQGVVFVDEVKGGNVPREYIPSVEKGIREVAASGSLIGFPIIDFTVTLTDGAYHDVDSSAMAFEITGRGAMREAAQKAGIKLLEPVMKVEVTTPEDYLGDVIGDLNSRRGQIQGTDSRGNAQIVEAMVPLANMFGYVNQLRSFTQGRAQYSMQFSHYEEVPANVAEEVKAKLA is encoded by the coding sequence ATGGCCCGCAGCCATCCGCTCGAGAAATATCGCAACATCGGCATCATGGCGCACATTGATGCCGGCAAGACGACGACGACCGAGCGCATCCTCTATTACACGGGCAAGTCCTACAAGATCGGCGAAGTCCACGAGGGCACCGCCACGATGGACTGGATGGAGCAGGAGCAGGAGCGCGGCATCACGATCACGTCGGCCGCCACGACCTGTTTCTGGAACGACCACCGCATCAACATCATCGACACCCCCGGCCACGTCGACTTCACCATCGAGGTGGAGCGCAGCCTCCGCGTGCTCGACGGCGCGATCACGGCGTTCGACGGCGTCGCGGGCGTCGAGCCGCAGTCCGAGACCGTGTGGCGCCAGGCGGACAAGTACCGCGTGCCGCGCATGTGCTACGTCAACAAGCTCGACCGCACCGGCGCGAACTTCGACCGCTGCGTGCAGATGATCAAGGATCGTCTCGGCGCCCGTCCGGCGGTGCTGTACCTCCCCATCGGCATCGAGAGCGGCTTCAAGGGGCTCGTCGATCTCGTCGAGAACCGCGCCATCGTCTGGCTCGACGAGAGCCTCGGCGCGAAGTTCGTCTATGAAGAGATTCCGGCCGACCTCAAGGACGCCGCCGACGCCGCCCGCCAGGAACTCATCGAGCTCGCCGTCGAGCAGGACGAGGCGGCGATGGAAGCCTATCTCGAAGGCAACGAGCCGGACGTCCCGACGCTGAAGGCGCTGATCCGCAAGGGCACGCTGGCGTTCGATTTCGTGCCGGTGCTGTGCGGCTCGTCGTTCAAGAACAAGGGCGTGCAGCCGCTGCTCGACGCCGTCGTCGACTATTTGCCGAGCCCGCTCGACGTGCCGCCGGTGCAGGGCGTCAAGCTGGACGGCGAGACGCCGGACAGCCGCAAGGCGGACGACGCCGAGCCGTTCTCGGCGCTGGCGTTCAAGATCATGACCGACCCGTTCGTCGGCACGCTCACCTTCGCGCGCATCTACTCGGGCAAGCTCGAGTCGTCCTCGACCGTGCTCAACTCGGTCAAGGACAAGAAGGAAAAGATCGGCCGTATGCTCCTCATGCACGCGAACGAGCGTGAGGACATCAAGGAAGCCTACGCGGGCGACATCGTCGCGCTCGTCGGCCTCAAGGAAGTCACCACCGGCGAGACGCTCTGCGCGCCGAACGCGCCGATCATCCTCGAGCGCATGGAATTCCCGGACCCGGTCATCGAGGTCGCGGTCGAGCCGAAGACCAAGGCCGACCAGGAGAAGATGGGCATCGCGCTCAACCGCCTCGCGCAGGAAGACCCGAGCTTCCGCGTGTCGTCGGACCTCGAGAGCGGCCAGACCATCATCAAGGGCATGGGCGAGCTTCACCTCGAGATCATCGTCGATCGCATGAAGCGCGAGTTCAAGGTCGAGGCGAACGTCGGCGCGCCGCAGGTGGCGTACCGCGAATCGCTCGCGCGCAAGGCGGACATCGACTACACGCACAAGAAGCAGTCGGGCGGCTCCGGCCAGTTCGGCCGCGTGAAGATCACGGTCGAGCCGGGCGAGCGCGGCCAGGGCGTGGTGTTCGTCGACGAGGTGAAGGGCGGCAACGTGCCGCGCGAGTACATCCCGTCGGTGGAAAAGGGTATCCGCGAGGTCGCGGCGTCGGGCTCGCTGATCGGCTTCCCGATCATCGACTTCACGGTGACGCTCACGGACGGCGCCTATCACGACGTCGACTCGTCGGCGATGGCGTTCGAGATCACCGGCCGCGGCGCGATGCGTGAAGCCGCGCAGAAGGCCGGCATCAAGCTGCTCGAGCCGGTGATGAAGGTAGAAGTGACGACGCCGGAGGATTATCTCGGCGACGTCATCGGCGACCTCAATTCGCGGCGCGGCCAGATTCAGGGCACCGACAGCCGCGGCAACGCGCAGATTGTCGAGGCGATGGTGCCGCTGGCGAACATGTTCGGGTACGTGAACCAGCTCCGCTCGTTCACACAGGGCCGCGCCCAGTACTCGATGCAGTTCAGTCATTACGAGGAAGTCCCGGCGAACGTCGCCGAGGAAGTGAAGGCGAAGCTCGCCTGA
- the rpsG gene encoding 30S ribosomal protein S7 yields the protein MARRRRPEKREILPDPRFGDTVLTKFMNLVMYQGKKSVAETIVYGALDNVEAKMKKDPIGVFHDALNNVKPGIEVRSRRVGGATYQVPVEVRPDRAQALAIRWLISAARNRSENTMSARLSGELMDASQNRGTAVKKREDTHRMAEANRAFAHYRW from the coding sequence ATGGCTCGTCGTCGCCGTCCGGAAAAGCGCGAAATCCTTCCCGATCCCCGTTTCGGGGACACCGTGCTCACGAAGTTCATGAACCTCGTGATGTACCAGGGCAAGAAGTCGGTTGCCGAAACCATCGTCTATGGTGCGCTCGACAACGTTGAAGCGAAGATGAAGAAGGACCCGATCGGGGTCTTCCACGACGCCCTCAACAACGTGAAGCCGGGCATCGAGGTCCGCAGCCGCCGCGTCGGCGGCGCGACCTATCAGGTGCCCGTCGAGGTGCGCCCGGACCGCGCGCAGGCGCTCGCCATCCGCTGGCTGATCTCGGCCGCGCGCAACCGCAGCGAGAACACCATGTCGGCGCGCCTTTCGGGCGAGCTGATGGACGCCTCGCAGAACCGCGGCACCGCCGTGAAGAAGCGCGAAGACACGCACCGCATGGCCGAGGCGAACCGCGCCTTCGCGCACTACCGCTGGTAA
- the rpsL gene encoding 30S ribosomal protein S12, translating into MPTINQLVRKGRSPQKARNKVPALEANPQKRGVCTRVYTTTPKKPNSALRKVAKIRLTNGFEVIGYIPGEGHNLQEHSVVLIRGGRVKDLPGVRYHVLRGVLDTQGVKDRKQSRSKYGAKRPK; encoded by the coding sequence ATGCCGACGATCAACCAGCTGGTCCGCAAGGGTCGGAGCCCGCAGAAGGCGCGCAACAAGGTGCCGGCGCTCGAGGCGAATCCGCAGAAGCGCGGCGTTTGCACGCGCGTCTACACGACGACCCCGAAGAAGCCGAACTCGGCGCTCCGCAAGGTGGCCAAGATTCGCCTGACCAACGGTTTCGAGGTGATCGGCTACATCCCGGGTGAAGGCCACAACCTTCAGGAACACTCGGTGGTGCTCATTCGCGGCGGCCGCGTGAAGGACTTGCCGGGCGTGCGCTACCACGTGCTGCGCGGCGTGCTCGACACGCAGGGCGTCAAGGACCGCAAGCAGAGCCGTTCGAAGTACGGCGCCAAGCGGCCGAAGTAA
- a CDS encoding metal-dependent hydrolase family protein — protein MLKQVLAAVLLSGAAHAETVVVTADRMVDVVAGKTVANPVVVITDGRIVSVSGGADVPADAKRVDLPGMTILPGLIDMHVHLDGSPVYGGYNSLVFTDSFWTVVGAANARAMLEAGFTTVRNLGSGGYNDVGIKQAIEEGFAVGPRIVPAAYALGATGGHCDETYFPPSFHRKGEAVGDSPDALRVRVREQRKYGAEVIKVCATGGVFSRNTEPGQQQLSEAELRAIAEEAHMWGVKVAAHAHGTAGIKAAIRAGIDTIEHASLIDAEGIRLAKERGAVLAMDIYNTEYTQAEGRRNGVLEDNLRKDREIAQIQRDGFRAAHRAGVKMVFASDAGVMPHAEVGRQFRVMTEYGMTPMDAIRAATRNAAEALGRESDVGTIAPGRYGDLIAVAGDPTADVTLLANVPFVMKGGDIVKDAR, from the coding sequence ATGCTGAAACAGGTGCTGGCCGCCGTGCTGCTTTCGGGCGCGGCGCACGCGGAAACCGTGGTGGTGACGGCGGACCGCATGGTCGATGTCGTCGCCGGGAAGACGGTCGCGAATCCCGTGGTGGTGATCACCGACGGGCGCATCGTTTCCGTGTCCGGCGGCGCGGACGTCCCGGCGGACGCGAAGCGGGTCGACCTTCCCGGCATGACCATCCTGCCCGGCCTCATCGACATGCACGTCCACCTCGACGGCTCGCCCGTCTACGGCGGCTACAACAGCCTCGTCTTCACCGACAGCTTCTGGACGGTGGTCGGCGCGGCGAACGCGCGCGCCATGCTGGAGGCGGGCTTCACCACGGTCCGCAACCTCGGCTCGGGCGGCTACAACGATGTCGGCATCAAGCAGGCGATCGAGGAGGGCTTCGCGGTCGGCCCCCGCATCGTGCCCGCCGCATACGCGCTCGGCGCCACCGGCGGCCACTGCGACGAGACCTACTTCCCGCCGTCGTTCCACCGCAAGGGCGAGGCGGTCGGCGATTCGCCGGACGCGCTTCGCGTGCGCGTGCGCGAGCAGAGGAAGTACGGCGCCGAGGTCATCAAGGTGTGCGCGACGGGCGGCGTCTTCTCGCGCAACACCGAGCCCGGCCAGCAGCAGCTCTCCGAAGCCGAGCTTCGCGCCATCGCCGAGGAGGCGCACATGTGGGGCGTGAAGGTCGCCGCGCATGCGCATGGCACGGCGGGCATCAAGGCGGCGATTCGCGCGGGCATCGACACGATCGAGCACGCGAGCCTGATCGACGCCGAGGGTATCCGCCTCGCCAAGGAGCGGGGTGCGGTGCTGGCGATGGACATCTACAATACGGAGTACACGCAGGCCGAGGGCCGCAGGAACGGCGTGCTGGAGGACAATCTCCGCAAGGACCGCGAGATCGCGCAGATCCAGCGGGACGGCTTCCGCGCCGCGCACAGGGCGGGCGTGAAGATGGTGTTCGCGTCCGATGCGGGCGTGATGCCCCATGCCGAGGTCGGCAGGCAGTTCCGCGTCATGACCGAGTACGGCATGACGCCGATGGACGCGATCCGCGCGGCGACGCGCAACGCCGCCGAGGCGCTGGGCCGCGAATCGGATGTCGGGACGATCGCGCCGGGCCGCTACGGCGACCTCATCGCGGTGGCGGGAGACCCGACGGCGGACGTGACGCTGCTCGCGAATGTTCCTTTCGTGATGAAGGGCGGCGACATCGTGAAAGATGCGCGCTGA
- the secA gene encoding preprotein translocase subunit SecA, translating into MLGFNALAKRIFGSSNDRYVRSLSPIVRKINDLEAAFEALSDEQLKAKTEEYRQRLAGGETLDALLPEAFATVREASKRVLGMRHFDVQLIGGVVLHRGEIAEMRTGEGKTLVATLATYLNAIEGKGVHVVTVNDYLARRDSGWMGKIHNFLGLSVGVIVPNLDEATRRAAYAADITYGTNNEFGFDYLRDNMKYSRESMVQRPFNFAIVDEVDSILVDEARTPLIISGPTEDKTDLYLAVDAVVKVLPKDAYEVDEKQKSITLTEDGTEAAERALEAAGLLVGANLYDFENTQVVHHLNQALKANVIFRRDTDYIVKGDKIVIIDEFTGRMMDGRRWSDGLHQAVEAKEGVEIQPENQTLASITFQNYFRMYPKLGGMTGTAATEAAEFYDIYKLNTVEIPTNVPVQRIDVDDEFYKNAADKYAAIVKAIREASMKGQPVLVGTVSIEKSEMLSEYLTKEGVEHNVLNARFHEQEAHIVAQAGRLGAVTIATNMAGRGTDIQLGGNVEFRVDDELKTMPEGPDKDREVERIRQEVAAEREAVKQAGGLFVLGTERHESRRIDNQLRGRSGRQGDPGFSRFYLSLDDDLLRIFGQQSMLNRMMQSGLEEGEAIVHPWISKAIQTAQKKVEARNYDIRKQLLQYDDVMNDQRKVVYEQRADVMDSETLGDVVADMRAETANDILAQHCPAGTYPEQWNIEGLKADLDRLFALDLPIDDWMTEQAVDQEVFAERIEAAAKSALEAKTANIPAETWTQIEKSFLLQAIDHHWKEHLATLDALRAVIHLRAYAQKQPINEYKQEAFALFERMLVNIREEVTRMLSHAQFEMAPPPLPRTPPEFLTTHIDPFTGENDSLAADPALLAAENAGPIGRNQPCPCGSGKKYKHCHGAKD; encoded by the coding sequence ATGCTGGGTTTTAACGCGCTCGCGAAGCGTATCTTCGGCTCTTCCAACGATCGCTACGTCCGGTCGCTCTCCCCCATCGTCCGCAAGATCAACGATCTTGAAGCCGCGTTCGAGGCGCTCTCCGACGAGCAGCTCAAGGCCAAGACGGAAGAATACCGCCAGCGCCTCGCGGGCGGCGAGACGCTGGACGCGCTGCTCCCCGAAGCCTTCGCCACGGTGCGCGAGGCCTCGAAGCGCGTGCTCGGGATGCGGCATTTCGACGTCCAGCTCATCGGCGGCGTCGTGCTGCACCGGGGCGAGATCGCCGAGATGCGCACCGGCGAGGGCAAGACGCTGGTGGCGACGCTCGCCACCTATTTGAACGCCATCGAGGGCAAGGGCGTCCACGTCGTCACCGTCAACGACTATCTCGCCCGCCGCGACTCCGGCTGGATGGGCAAGATCCACAATTTCCTCGGGCTGTCCGTGGGCGTCATCGTCCCGAACCTCGACGAGGCGACCCGCCGCGCCGCCTACGCCGCCGACATCACCTACGGCACCAACAACGAGTTCGGCTTCGATTACCTGCGCGACAACATGAAATATTCGCGCGAGTCGATGGTGCAGCGCCCGTTCAACTTCGCGATCGTCGACGAGGTTGACTCGATCCTCGTCGACGAGGCGCGCACGCCGCTCATCATCTCCGGTCCCACCGAGGACAAGACCGACCTCTACCTCGCCGTCGACGCGGTGGTGAAGGTGCTGCCGAAGGACGCCTACGAGGTCGACGAGAAGCAGAAGTCGATCACGCTCACCGAGGACGGCACCGAGGCCGCCGAGCGCGCGCTCGAGGCGGCAGGGCTGCTCGTCGGCGCCAACCTCTACGATTTCGAGAACACGCAGGTGGTCCACCACTTGAACCAGGCGCTGAAGGCCAACGTCATCTTCCGCCGCGACACCGACTATATCGTGAAGGGCGACAAGATCGTCATCATCGACGAGTTCACCGGGCGCATGATGGACGGCCGCCGCTGGTCGGACGGGCTGCATCAGGCGGTGGAGGCCAAGGAAGGCGTCGAGATCCAGCCCGAGAACCAGACGCTCGCCTCGATCACCTTCCAGAACTATTTCCGCATGTACCCGAAGCTCGGCGGCATGACCGGCACGGCGGCGACGGAAGCGGCCGAATTCTACGACATCTACAAGCTGAACACGGTCGAGATTCCGACGAACGTGCCCGTGCAGCGCATCGACGTCGACGACGAGTTCTACAAGAACGCGGCTGACAAGTACGCCGCCATCGTGAAAGCGATCCGCGAGGCGAGCATGAAGGGCCAGCCCGTGCTCGTCGGCACCGTCTCCATCGAGAAGTCGGAGATGCTCTCCGAGTACCTGACGAAGGAAGGCGTCGAGCACAACGTGCTCAATGCCCGCTTCCACGAGCAGGAAGCGCATATCGTCGCGCAGGCGGGCCGTCTCGGCGCCGTCACCATCGCCACCAACATGGCGGGCCGCGGCACCGACATCCAGCTCGGCGGCAACGTCGAGTTCCGCGTCGACGACGAGCTGAAGACGATGCCGGAAGGCCCCGACAAGGACCGCGAGGTCGAGCGCATCCGCCAGGAGGTTGCCGCCGAGCGCGAGGCCGTGAAGCAGGCCGGCGGCCTGTTCGTGCTCGGCACCGAGCGGCACGAGAGCCGCCGCATCGACAACCAGCTGCGCGGCCGCTCGGGCCGCCAGGGCGACCCGGGCTTCTCGCGCTTCTACCTCAGCCTCGACGACGACCTGCTGCGCATCTTCGGCCAGCAGTCGATGCTGAACCGCATGATGCAGTCGGGGCTGGAGGAGGGCGAGGCGATCGTCCACCCGTGGATCTCGAAGGCGATCCAGACCGCGCAGAAGAAGGTCGAGGCGCGCAACTACGACATCCGCAAGCAGCTCCTCCAGTACGACGACGTGATGAACGACCAGCGCAAGGTCGTTTACGAGCAGCGCGCCGACGTCATGGATTCGGAAACGCTCGGCGACGTCGTTGCCGACATGCGCGCCGAGACCGCGAACGACATACTGGCGCAGCACTGCCCGGCCGGCACCTATCCGGAGCAGTGGAATATCGAGGGCCTCAAGGCCGATCTCGACCGCCTGTTCGCGCTCGACCTGCCGATCGACGACTGGATGACCGAGCAGGCCGTCGACCAGGAGGTGTTCGCCGAGCGCATCGAGGCGGCGGCGAAGTCCGCGCTCGAAGCCAAGACCGCGAACATCCCGGCCGAGACGTGGACGCAGATCGAGAAGAGCTTCCTGCTGCAGGCGATCGACCATCACTGGAAGGAGCACCTCGCGACGCTCGATGCGCTGCGCGCCGTCATCCACCTGCGCGCCTACGCGCAGAAGCAGCCGATCAACGAGTACAAGCAGGAAGCCTTCGCGCTGTTCGAGCGGATGCTCGTCAACATCCGCGAGGAGGTGACGCGGATGCTCAGCCACGCGCAGTTCGAGATGGCGCCGCCGCCGCTGCCGCGCACGCCGCCCGAGTTCCTGACGACGCACATCGACCCGTTCACCGGCGAGAACGATTCGCTCGCTGCCGATCCCGCGCTGCTGGCGGCGGAGAACGCGGGCCCCATCGGCCGCAATCAGCCCTGTCCCTGCGGCTCCGGCAAGAAGTACAAGCACTGCCACGGCGCGAAGGACTGA